A single genomic interval of Camelina sativa cultivar DH55 chromosome 11, Cs, whole genome shotgun sequence harbors:
- the LOC104724585 gene encoding heavy metal-associated isoprenylated plant protein 21-like isoform X1 → MCCSGCERVVKHAIYKLRGVDSVEVNLEMERVTVVEYVQRKKVLKAVRRAGKRAEFWPYPDMPRYFTSSDHYFKDTTREFRESYNYYRHGYNLSDRHGHIHVTNRGDDKVSNFFNDDNVHACRLM, encoded by the exons ATGTGCTGCAGTGGATGCGAGAGGGTGGTCAAGCATGCCATTTACAAGCTGAGAG GGGTGGACTCGGTGGAGGTGAACCTGGAGATGGAGAGAGTAACGGTGGTTGAGTACGTGCAGAGGAAGAAAGTGCTCAAGGCGGTGAGAAGAGCTGGTAAGCGAGCCGAGTTCTGGCCGTACCCGGACATGCCTCGCTACTTCACTTCCTCCGACCATTACTTCAAAG ATACCACCCGTGAGTTCAGGGAGAGCTACAACTACTATCGCCATGGCTACAATCTTAGCGACCGTCATGGTCATATCCATGTTACCAACCGTGGCGACGACAAAGTGAGCAACTTTTTCAATGACGACAACGTCCACGCCTGTCGCCTTATGtga
- the LOC104724585 gene encoding heavy metal-associated isoprenylated plant protein 20-like isoform X2, with the protein MCCSGCERVVKHAIYKLRGVDSVEVNLEMERVTVVEYVQRKKVLKAVRRAGKRAEFWPYPDMPRYFTSSDHYFKG; encoded by the exons ATGTGCTGCAGTGGATGCGAGAGGGTGGTCAAGCATGCCATTTACAAGCTGAGAG GGGTGGACTCGGTGGAGGTGAACCTGGAGATGGAGAGAGTAACGGTGGTTGAGTACGTGCAGAGGAAGAAAGTGCTCAAGGCGGTGAGAAGAGCTGGTAAGCGAGCCGAGTTCTGGCCGTACCCGGACATGCCTCGCTACTTCACTTCCTCCGACCATTACTTCAAAG GCTAA